The Candidatus Kapaibacterium sp. genome has a segment encoding these proteins:
- a CDS encoding NAD(P)-dependent oxidoreductase produces the protein MKVLVTGATGFIGSHVADMLLDKGYEVVCTVRKSSNLRWLKDKNFIIEQLPAIDDNHAEKIFSNLDAVYHIAGATFARDYDEFYKSNALATKELIDQVIKYSPNLKRFVYMSSFTVSGPALSLDCPVDEISIPKPLTAYAKSKHAGEELVLSYKDKIPVTIIKAPAVFGPRDTAIYSIFKTANMGLGTLIGLNKKYLNLIYGLDLARGTILAGESEKAIGQSYFLADNQIYNWDELIKIIKDALGKRFFFNIRIPDSIVMVMGATTEWFGRFLKQAPIFNRDKAIDFTQEFWICSANKAQTELGFKCEYTIPEAIQETVNWYKQNKWL, from the coding sequence ATGAAAGTTCTTGTGACAGGAGCGACGGGTTTTATAGGGAGTCATGTTGCCGATATGCTATTGGACAAAGGATATGAAGTTGTTTGCACGGTTAGAAAATCAAGTAATTTGAGATGGCTGAAAGATAAAAATTTTATTATTGAACAATTACCTGCCATTGATGACAATCATGCCGAAAAGATTTTCAGCAATCTTGACGCAGTGTATCATATAGCCGGTGCTACTTTTGCTCGTGATTATGACGAATTTTACAAAAGCAATGCCTTAGCAACTAAAGAATTGATTGACCAAGTTATCAAATATAGCCCAAATTTGAAACGATTCGTGTATATGAGTAGCTTTACCGTTTCGGGTCCTGCCCTATCTTTGGATTGTCCGGTGGACGAGATTTCAATACCCAAACCATTGACTGCGTATGCTAAGAGCAAACATGCAGGCGAAGAGCTTGTTTTGTCATACAAGGATAAAATTCCTGTGACTATTATTAAAGCGCCGGCGGTTTTCGGTCCACGCGATACTGCGATATATTCGATTTTCAAGACTGCTAACATGGGGCTCGGTACTTTAATCGGTTTGAACAAAAAATATCTGAATCTTATATATGGATTGGATTTGGCTCGTGGTACTATTTTAGCCGGTGAATCTGAAAAAGCAATAGGGCAATCATACTTTTTAGCCGATAATCAAATATACAATTGGGACGAACTCATCAAAATTATTAAAGATGCTCTGGGGAAAAGGTTCTTTTTCAACATTAGAATTCCCGACAGTATTGTAATGGTGATGGGTGCAACCACAGAATGGTTTGGTCGATTTTTAAAACAAGCCCCAATTTTCAACCGTGATAAAGCGATTGATTTCACTCAAGAGTTTTGGATATGCTCTGCAAACAAGGCTCAAACCGAGCTCGGTTTCAAATGCGAATATACTATTCCGGAAGCTATTCAAGAGACGGTTAATTGGTATAAACAAAATAAATGGCTATGA
- a CDS encoding sugar phosphate nucleotidyltransferase: MNKAIIMAGGFGTRLRPLTMSIPKPMVPILNKPMMDHIVSLLKKHNINDVVSLLYFEPDKIKSYFGNGEASGINMNYVIAQADYGTAGAVKNAYELVKDRFIVISGDVLTDFDITAALNFHEEKKAIATVLLTRVPAPLQYGIVMTDNDGKITRFLEKPSWGQVFSDTINTGIYIFEPEALDLIPYREDFDFSKDLFPLMLQNDMPLYGYIASGYWRDVGNLNEYQSGQFDALKGTVNLEESKKIINNLSIGQNTFLPDSVSLIGKNVIGNNSQFGENCEIKDSVIGNNVIIGNGVRLNGVTLWDNVEIGDFAELTDDVVCNNTKIGDFALIAENVFIAENCQIGSHARLFSNIKLWPNKIVESGSQLSRSLVQEEKWQRELFTDARISGLSNIEINPEFGAKLGSALGCTFGKGTTLLASREPDSVSRIMKRSITAGLLSVGVYINDLQQISIPQNRQELRIGKYAGGFHVRRSPRNPDITDIIIFNKDGRDISIDTTKKIERYFFGEDIERVAASDVGEIYFPERTNEIYFSRYLSSLDIEAIKSRKFKLLMDYSFGLASSIFPGILGKLSAEVLSLNNYIDGSRFHPDPNEIEGDTDNTGRIMSSLGYQLGFRMQGGAEKISVIDERGIWYTHIRLLTILTKLFLETNKQRQPYKIAVSIVAPSEIEMIAKDYDVEVIRIKNSHSAMMEATLDDKVLFVGGIYGGFIFRDFLFASDGMYTVGKMLEMLAITDLTTSQLDEVLPRRFQCGINVSVPWEFKGTVMRNAMEFSDKYKRELVDGVKIYENGESVLLMPDKEKAAFIVYGEGDTELKARRIAEKYASLINKWKS; encoded by the coding sequence ATGAATAAAGCAATTATTATGGCAGGTGGCTTTGGTACAAGGCTTCGACCATTAACGATGAGCATACCTAAACCTATGGTTCCAATTTTGAATAAACCTATGATGGACCATATAGTATCCTTACTAAAGAAGCATAATATCAATGATGTAGTATCACTGCTGTATTTTGAACCTGATAAAATCAAATCCTACTTTGGTAACGGCGAAGCGTCCGGTATAAACATGAATTATGTAATAGCTCAGGCTGATTACGGTACTGCCGGAGCAGTCAAAAATGCTTACGAGCTTGTCAAGGATAGATTTATAGTCATCAGTGGTGACGTTCTGACTGATTTCGATATCACTGCTGCACTTAACTTTCATGAAGAGAAGAAAGCGATAGCAACTGTTCTGCTAACGCGAGTACCGGCACCATTGCAATATGGAATAGTAATGACCGATAATGATGGCAAAATCACTCGTTTTTTAGAGAAACCATCTTGGGGGCAAGTCTTTTCAGATACTATCAACACAGGCATTTACATCTTCGAACCCGAAGCTTTGGACTTGATTCCCTACCGAGAGGATTTTGACTTCAGCAAAGACCTATTCCCGTTGATGTTGCAAAACGATATGCCACTATACGGATACATTGCAAGCGGATATTGGCGAGATGTGGGTAATTTGAACGAATATCAATCCGGTCAATTCGATGCATTGAAAGGCACCGTTAACCTCGAAGAGTCTAAAAAAATCATCAATAATTTATCAATTGGTCAAAATACATTTTTGCCAGATAGTGTATCATTAATCGGTAAAAATGTAATCGGCAATAATTCTCAATTTGGCGAAAACTGCGAGATTAAAGATTCTGTTATCGGCAATAATGTAATAATCGGCAACGGTGTAAGATTGAATGGTGTTACACTTTGGGACAATGTCGAAATAGGCGATTTCGCAGAACTAACCGACGATGTGGTTTGTAATAATACTAAGATTGGTGATTTTGCACTTATCGCTGAAAATGTATTTATAGCTGAAAATTGTCAAATCGGCAGTCATGCAAGGCTTTTTTCAAACATAAAACTTTGGCCCAACAAAATCGTTGAATCAGGTTCGCAATTATCACGTTCACTTGTGCAAGAAGAGAAATGGCAAAGGGAATTGTTTACCGATGCACGTATTTCGGGGCTTTCAAATATTGAAATCAATCCCGAATTTGGTGCTAAACTTGGCTCTGCTCTCGGGTGTACCTTTGGAAAAGGTACGACATTACTTGCAAGTCGCGAACCGGATTCCGTATCTCGAATTATGAAACGTTCGATTACTGCTGGCTTGTTATCAGTTGGTGTATATATTAATGATTTACAACAAATTTCGATTCCACAAAATAGACAGGAATTACGGATTGGGAAATATGCAGGCGGATTCCATGTCAGGCGTTCACCACGAAATCCCGACATTACTGACATTATAATATTCAATAAAGACGGTCGAGACATTTCGATTGACACAACTAAGAAGATTGAAAGATATTTCTTTGGCGAAGACATTGAAAGAGTAGCTGCAAGTGATGTTGGAGAGATTTACTTCCCGGAAAGAACAAATGAAATTTATTTCAGCAGGTACTTGTCATCTTTGGATATTGAAGCAATCAAAAGCCGCAAATTCAAATTACTAATGGATTATTCATTCGGTTTGGCATCTTCGATTTTCCCCGGGATTCTGGGCAAATTAAGTGCTGAAGTTTTATCATTGAATAATTATATTGATGGCTCACGTTTTCATCCCGACCCAAATGAAATTGAAGGTGATACAGACAATACCGGTAGAATCATGAGTTCATTGGGATACCAACTTGGATTTAGAATGCAGGGTGGTGCCGAAAAAATTTCTGTGATTGATGAACGTGGCATTTGGTACACACACATCAGATTGCTTACAATACTTACGAAACTATTTCTTGAAACAAACAAACAACGTCAACCGTATAAGATAGCAGTTTCAATTGTTGCTCCATCAGAGATTGAAATGATTGCAAAAGATTATGATGTCGAAGTTATACGTATTAAAAATTCGCACTCAGCAATGATGGAAGCGACCTTAGACGATAAAGTGCTGTTTGTTGGCGGAATTTATGGCGGATTTATATTCAGAGATTTTCTTTTTGCGTCTGATGGTATGTACACAGTGGGTAAAATGCTCGAAATGCTTGCCATAACTGATTTGACAACATCTCAGCTTGATGAAGTATTGCCGAGAAGGTTCCAATGTGGAATCAATGTGTCTGTTCCTTGGGAATTTAAGGGAACTGTTATGAGAAATGCAATGGAATTCTCGGATAAGTATAAACGTGAATTGGTTGATGGAGTAAAAATCTATGAAAACGGAGAATCAGTTTTGCTTATGCCGGATAAAGAAAAAGCTGCTTTCATCGTATATGGTGAAGGCGATACTGAATTAAAAGCTAGAAGAATCGCTGAAAAATATGCGAGTTTGATTAATAAATGGAAATCCTAA
- a CDS encoding penicillin acylase family protein, producing MNRIPVILVVGLAFIIIVIAVIRFSDGLIKASLPKDFENFDTPLVTGEVKIFKNYYGIPHIITDNESDLFFAMGFYHASDRLWQMDYYRRLSQGRLSEIFGDESILVDKFLRCFMIDSTAQKCYDNMSEQSKAVLQRYSQGVNFYMSEYRNKMPFEFGALAYQPDEWLPYHSILIGRVLTFELSLGIWADAAYGEIASKFGYEKARLLIPGLDKPKPTQIDSNIFSTTFDQDLSLYSDKLTKIRNDVGIVGSSSGSNCWVFRNVDSISQSAILANDAHLPLTIPARWLQMQFTTKGINAVGLSLPGIPLLMSGRNDNIAWGISNIMADDFDYFVERIENEHYYVGENKKKIRFHVDTIFVKDKEPHVYYQRFTETSPIISDFHINRDPSILLNLPGKTDTSFFVQNAMSFRWVGNNISDEILTLYKLARADNYDEFKSACNHWSNPGLNFHYADNAGNIGLKSAADIPARGKDCDPNLPNPAWIDTYQWKGFNRLENEKVSRSSKEAKFIASANEKIENVNYISNYWEPESRINRINEVLTLEDKHGWREAQYLQNDYYSDFAKKMSDIIVPILDKYSSLMTVNELRVLNSLNDWDYIILTDIGLSSFINVYTNQFIYNIFHDDFGPLLYNKFTFVSSIPTRLVMDVLTNSKYDTFIDNLRTNETEIIDDIIFETYRASINHLIKHFNSGKINDWKYGNIHQLNINHVFSRQKFLSPSVTLGPFEMSGNNTTVNNTEWNFTNPYAMVIGASMRFIADMNEDFIFTVVPGGASGDPASPNFSDQVRIWLNGGYLKIPFGSSPAENYRLAVSISPER from the coding sequence ATGAATAGAATCCCGGTTATATTGGTTGTAGGATTGGCATTTATAATCATTGTAATAGCAGTTATTCGATTTTCTGACGGCTTGATTAAGGCTTCTTTGCCAAAAGATTTTGAAAATTTTGATACTCCTTTAGTCACGGGAGAAGTGAAAATTTTTAAAAATTATTATGGCATTCCACATATAATCACTGATAACGAAAGCGATTTGTTTTTCGCCATGGGCTTTTACCACGCTTCCGATAGGCTTTGGCAAATGGATTATTATAGGCGTCTTTCTCAAGGGAGATTATCCGAAATTTTCGGGGACGAATCTATACTTGTTGATAAATTTTTGAGATGCTTTATGATTGACAGCACTGCTCAAAAATGTTACGACAACATGTCGGAGCAATCCAAAGCAGTTCTGCAGCGCTACAGCCAAGGTGTCAACTTTTATATGAGCGAATATAGGAACAAAATGCCTTTCGAATTTGGAGCTTTGGCATACCAACCGGACGAATGGCTTCCCTATCATTCGATACTTATTGGGCGTGTGCTGACTTTTGAACTATCTTTAGGAATTTGGGCTGATGCTGCATATGGTGAAATTGCATCGAAATTCGGTTATGAAAAAGCAAGATTGTTAATTCCCGGACTTGATAAACCAAAGCCAACGCAAATTGACAGCAATATCTTTTCGACAACTTTTGACCAAGATTTGAGCCTCTACTCTGACAAACTTACTAAAATTCGAAATGATGTTGGTATAGTAGGTTCATCATCGGGAAGCAATTGCTGGGTTTTCAGAAATGTGGACTCAATTTCGCAAAGTGCAATTCTGGCAAATGATGCCCATTTGCCACTCACAATTCCGGCGCGATGGTTGCAAATGCAATTCACAACCAAGGGCATCAATGCTGTAGGGCTTTCTCTGCCGGGAATTCCTTTGCTTATGAGTGGCAGAAATGATAATATTGCGTGGGGAATCAGCAATATCATGGCAGACGACTTCGATTATTTCGTAGAACGAATCGAAAACGAACATTATTATGTTGGCGAAAACAAGAAGAAAATCAGATTCCACGTTGACACAATTTTTGTTAAAGACAAAGAGCCACACGTGTATTACCAGAGATTTACGGAGACTTCGCCTATAATTTCTGATTTTCATATCAATCGCGACCCTTCCATTTTGTTAAATTTGCCGGGTAAAACAGATACAAGCTTCTTTGTTCAAAATGCTATGTCGTTCAGATGGGTTGGAAATAACATTTCTGATGAAATTTTGACGCTTTATAAATTAGCACGAGCCGACAATTATGATGAGTTCAAATCAGCTTGCAATCATTGGTCTAATCCGGGATTGAATTTTCATTATGCTGATAATGCCGGAAATATTGGATTGAAATCAGCGGCAGACATCCCAGCCCGTGGTAAAGATTGCGACCCCAATTTGCCGAATCCTGCATGGATTGATACTTATCAATGGAAAGGATTTAATAGACTTGAAAACGAAAAAGTTTCCCGAAGTTCAAAAGAGGCTAAATTTATAGCTTCTGCAAACGAGAAAATTGAAAATGTGAACTATATTTCAAATTATTGGGAGCCGGAATCTCGAATCAATAGAATAAACGAAGTTCTGACTCTCGAAGATAAGCATGGTTGGCGAGAAGCCCAATATTTGCAAAATGATTATTATTCGGATTTTGCCAAGAAAATGTCGGATATTATAGTACCAATTTTGGACAAATACTCATCATTGATGACAGTAAATGAACTTAGGGTTCTGAATAGTTTAAATGATTGGGACTATATAATATTAACCGACATTGGTTTGAGTTCTTTCATCAATGTTTATACTAACCAATTCATTTATAATATATTTCATGATGATTTTGGTCCATTGCTGTACAATAAATTTACTTTCGTAAGCAGCATTCCTACACGATTAGTTATGGACGTCCTAACTAATTCCAAATATGATACTTTCATAGATAACTTAAGAACAAATGAAACTGAAATAATTGATGATATCATATTTGAAACTTACAGAGCTAGTATAAATCATCTGATAAAACACTTCAACTCAGGCAAGATAAATGATTGGAAATACGGCAACATACACCAATTAAATATCAATCATGTGTTCAGCCGCCAAAAATTTCTATCACCCTCGGTAACTTTAGGTCCATTTGAAATGAGTGGTAATAACACAACTGTAAATAATACCGAATGGAATTTTACAAACCCGTATGCCATGGTAATTGGTGCTTCCATGCGTTTTATAGCTGATATGAACGAAGATTTCATTTTCACTGTCGTGCCCGGAGGTGCTTCCGGCGACCCGGCATCACCAAATTTTAGTGACCAAGTTAGAATATGGCTTAACGGTGGCTACTTGAAAATACCTTTTGGGAGTTCTCCAGCTGAAAATTACAGACTTGCAGTAAGCATTTCACCCGAGCGATAA
- a CDS encoding PTS sugar transporter subunit IIA: MKINEIINIKSIVLDLEVDSKADLLAKMVEFASYSGKVNDVNAVLKAVNEREKIMSTGVGKSIALPHAKTHNVSEPVGSLAILKEPLDYDSLDGEPIRIVFLLLGQEANVGFHLRVLSKISRLMNNDSFRYQLLDCRSSKEVLDIFNSMEEND; encoded by the coding sequence ATGAAAATCAACGAAATTATAAATATTAAATCTATCGTATTAGACTTGGAAGTTGACAGCAAGGCTGATTTGCTTGCTAAAATGGTCGAATTTGCTTCATACAGCGGCAAAGTAAACGATGTCAACGCCGTTTTGAAAGCTGTTAATGAGCGTGAAAAAATCATGTCAACAGGTGTCGGGAAATCAATCGCTTTGCCACATGCTAAAACTCACAATGTTAGCGAGCCAGTCGGGTCTTTGGCAATTTTGAAAGAACCGCTTGACTACGATTCACTCGATGGCGAACCCATAAGAATAGTGTTTCTGCTCTTAGGTCAGGAAGCGAACGTAGGCTTTCATCTTCGGGTTTTGAGCAAAATTTCGAGGCTCATGAATAACGATAGCTTTAGATACCAACTGTTAGATTGTCGTTCATCCAAAGAAGTTCTCGACATTTTCAATAGCATGGAAGAAAATGACTAA
- a CDS encoding multifunctional oxoglutarate decarboxylase/oxoglutarate dehydrogenase thiamine pyrophosphate-binding subunit/dihydrolipoyllysine-residue succinyltransferase subunit, whose translation MINLNSAFEDELYFSFLKDPDSVSKEWKEYFQSIHGKSIYVIDEGNRPIPSSSRENVDIKTSAWNHGNSGFKKNGGFNKSGGELTPLNEMEQSNAYQMLESLEVPTASSTRTIPVKALDENRRIINRYLVKLKRDRVSFTHLLAWATIKALMKFPNLNDTFEVIDGKPYRVKRSAINVGLAIDVIAKDGVRLLVIPNIKNVQDMKFDDYIEEFNNLIERARANKLEYNDFVDTTFTLTNPGMIGTTSSQPRLFKGQGVIVSTGSIDYPTELQAVRPEVLTTLAVSKVVNITNTYDHRIIQGAESAEFLAQINKLFLGEEQFYDQMFYSLKIPFEPIKWAKDSSNGKFSFFNVENEVEKGAHVIQMLNAYRVRGHLLASVNPLGLQTYYYPELDPAYYGFTIWDLDRVFHADDNWDENNLPLRDIIEILRETYCGSTGIEFMHIQSPEKKDWIKRRLETTRNTIEYSQDEKIGIMHKLIDAEVFENYLHTKFVGSKRFSIEGGEAVIVMLDKIFEAAAEAELSTVVLGMAHRGRLNVLVNNIGKKYNKIFNEFEGIIDPKSYQGSGDVKYHLGSKGTYTSENNKSIKVILSPNPSHLELVDPVIEGMARALENEIGDRSYSKVLPVLVHGDAAFAGQGIVAETLNMSELDGYKTGGTIHVIINNQIGFTTTIDSARSSIYATDIAKMIQTPIIHVNGNDPEAVSSAAKFAFEYRSKFRSDVIIDILCYRKYGHNEADEPSYTQPLLYKKIKSMQNVAKLYEQQLIHENVVSREQINEYYDQLKEKLDSAYANRKDIALSSSLQLLNKQETIFDDFDSKVSEEIINEITHALTNVPEGFKINPKLATLLQKRADMVNADKPQIDWAMAELLAFGSLLLEGKEVRFSGQDSRRGTFSQRHAVLTDMITEIDYVSLNHIRKQQSVLRIFDSPLSEVAVLGFEYGYSVISANGLTLWEAQFGDFANNAQTIVDQYMACGEVKWGQTSNLVMLLPHGYDGQGSEHSSARLERYLQLCAEYNLIVGNFTTPSNYFHALRRQTLTPYKMPMILMTPKGMLRHPLKVASMDDLTKGKFVHIIDDNLIEKSQVRKVLLCTGKIYFDIETERRKRNISDIAIVRIEQLYPFHQVLFNEIIASFKNAKDICWVQEEPKNMGAWNYLHQIFIESDSLSSAKVKYIGRKASAATATGIHQIHLAEQHEIVETALS comes from the coding sequence ATGATAAATCTTAACTCTGCTTTTGAAGATGAATTGTATTTTAGTTTTTTAAAAGACCCTGATTCTGTCAGCAAGGAATGGAAAGAGTATTTCCAGAGTATTCACGGGAAATCAATTTATGTGATTGATGAAGGCAATAGACCAATTCCTTCGAGTAGTCGAGAAAATGTTGATATAAAAACTTCTGCTTGGAATCACGGCAATTCCGGTTTTAAAAAGAATGGTGGTTTCAATAAATCCGGCGGCGAACTTACTCCGCTGAATGAGATGGAGCAAAGCAATGCTTATCAAATGTTGGAAAGCTTGGAAGTTCCCACAGCTTCATCAACGAGAACCATTCCTGTCAAAGCATTAGACGAAAATAGAAGAATTATAAATCGTTACTTAGTCAAACTAAAGCGTGATAGGGTTTCCTTTACGCATTTATTGGCTTGGGCAACCATCAAAGCCTTAATGAAATTCCCAAATCTAAATGATACTTTCGAGGTAATTGACGGAAAGCCTTACCGCGTAAAACGAAGTGCCATTAATGTTGGTTTGGCAATTGATGTCATTGCAAAAGATGGTGTAAGATTGCTTGTTATCCCAAATATCAAAAACGTTCAAGATATGAAGTTTGATGATTATATCGAAGAATTTAATAACTTGATTGAAAGGGCGCGAGCTAACAAATTGGAATACAACGATTTTGTGGATACCACTTTCACTTTGACTAATCCGGGTATGATTGGGACAACATCATCGCAACCGAGATTATTCAAAGGGCAGGGTGTGATTGTTTCCACCGGGTCAATTGATTACCCGACAGAATTACAAGCTGTTCGCCCGGAAGTGCTGACTACTCTTGCGGTTTCCAAAGTTGTCAATATCACTAATACTTATGACCATAGGATAATTCAAGGTGCAGAATCTGCGGAATTTTTGGCTCAAATCAACAAATTATTCCTTGGTGAAGAGCAGTTCTATGACCAGATGTTCTATAGTCTGAAAATTCCATTTGAGCCGATTAAATGGGCAAAAGACAGTTCTAACGGAAAATTCAGCTTTTTCAATGTCGAAAATGAAGTTGAAAAGGGTGCTCACGTAATTCAGATGTTGAATGCTTACCGAGTTCGTGGGCATTTGCTTGCTTCCGTCAATCCATTGGGGCTTCAAACATATTACTATCCCGAGTTAGACCCCGCATATTATGGATTCACTATTTGGGACCTTGATAGGGTTTTCCATGCAGACGACAATTGGGACGAAAATAATTTACCGCTCCGTGATATAATCGAAATTTTGCGAGAGACTTATTGTGGCTCGACAGGAATTGAATTTATGCACATCCAAAGTCCCGAAAAGAAAGATTGGATAAAGCGAAGATTGGAAACTACACGCAATACAATCGAATACTCCCAAGACGAGAAAATCGGTATAATGCATAAATTGATTGATGCTGAAGTTTTCGAAAATTATTTACATACAAAGTTTGTAGGTAGCAAGAGATTTTCAATCGAAGGCGGCGAAGCTGTTATAGTTATGCTTGATAAAATTTTCGAAGCCGCCGCAGAAGCAGAATTAAGCACAGTTGTGTTGGGTATGGCACATCGGGGCAGACTCAACGTGCTTGTAAATAATATCGGCAAAAAATACAACAAAATTTTTAATGAATTTGAAGGAATTATTGACCCTAAATCTTACCAAGGTTCGGGCGATGTCAAATATCATTTGGGTTCTAAAGGAACTTATACAAGCGAAAATAACAAATCAATCAAAGTCATTCTATCTCCGAATCCATCGCATCTCGAATTAGTTGACCCGGTCATTGAAGGCATGGCTCGCGCACTCGAAAATGAAATAGGGGACAGGTCATACTCCAAAGTATTGCCTGTGCTCGTTCATGGAGACGCCGCTTTTGCCGGACAAGGAATTGTAGCCGAGACTTTGAATATGTCCGAATTAGATGGTTACAAAACCGGTGGTACAATTCATGTGATTATCAATAATCAAATTGGATTCACAACAACGATAGATTCAGCAAGGTCGAGTATTTATGCAACCGATATTGCTAAAATGATTCAAACTCCAATAATTCATGTTAATGGCAATGACCCCGAAGCAGTAAGTTCAGCTGCAAAATTCGCCTTTGAATACAGGAGTAAATTCCGTTCTGATGTGATTATTGATATTTTATGCTACAGAAAATACGGACACAACGAAGCCGACGAGCCAAGCTACACACAACCTTTGCTCTACAAAAAAATCAAATCTATGCAGAATGTTGCCAAACTTTATGAGCAACAACTTATACATGAAAATGTTGTCTCACGTGAGCAAATCAACGAGTACTACGACCAATTGAAAGAAAAACTCGATTCAGCTTATGCAAACCGCAAGGACATTGCTCTCAGTAGTTCTCTACAGTTATTGAATAAACAAGAAACGATTTTCGATGATTTTGACAGCAAAGTATCTGAGGAAATTATAAATGAAATAACTCATGCTTTGACAAATGTCCCCGAAGGATTTAAAATTAATCCAAAGTTGGCTACTTTATTGCAAAAACGTGCCGATATGGTCAATGCCGATAAGCCGCAAATAGATTGGGCAATGGCTGAGTTACTGGCATTTGGTTCGCTGCTCCTCGAAGGGAAAGAGGTCAGATTTTCGGGGCAAGATTCAAGACGCGGCACTTTCAGCCAACGTCACGCTGTGTTGACTGATATGATTACCGAAATTGATTACGTATCGCTTAATCACATAAGAAAGCAACAAAGTGTTCTACGAATATTCGATAGTCCTTTATCGGAAGTAGCTGTCTTAGGATTTGAATACGGTTACAGTGTTATTTCTGCGAATGGGTTAACATTATGGGAAGCACAATTTGGTGATTTTGCAAATAATGCGCAAACCATTGTTGACCAATATATGGCATGTGGTGAAGTAAAATGGGGGCAAACCTCGAATTTGGTCATGTTGTTGCCTCATGGCTATGACGGACAAGGCTCAGAACATTCGAGCGCCAGATTGGAGCGCTATCTGCAGCTATGTGCTGAATATAATTTGATAGTGGGGAATTTCACCACTCCTTCAAACTATTTCCACGCTTTACGTCGCCAAACATTGACACCATACAAAATGCCGATGATATTGATGACACCAAAGGGCATGCTAAGACATCCACTAAAAGTAGCATCAATGGACGACCTGACAAAAGGCAAATTTGTTCATATCATTGACGACAACTTAATTGAAAAAAGTCAAGTCCGAAAAGTTTTGCTTTGTACAGGTAAAATTTATTTTGACATTGAAACTGAAAGACGTAAACGAAATATCAGCGATATTGCGATAGTTCGGATTGAGCAACTCTATCCATTCCATCAAGTATTATTCAATGAAATCATTGCCTCATTCAAAAATGCCAAAGACATTTGTTGGGTGCAAGAAGAACCCAAAAACATGGGTGCTTGGAACTATCTGCATCAGATTTTTATCGAAAGCGATTCGCTGTCATCTGCAAAAGTCAAGTACATTGGCAGAAAAGCCAGCGCTGCAACCGCTACAGGAATTCACCAAATTCACTTAGCCGAACAACACGAAATTGTAGAAACGGCTCTGAGCTAA
- a CDS encoding carbohydrate ABC transporter permease, with protein MNRFPIRKILLYGLLFLIAIGMIFPIFWMLLLSLKEYPEKYQTFQELLFSDFTLNNFVDALQSDSFDIYFLNSLFVATLVTAGNLLFCTLVAYAFARKEFIGKTVLFATLLGVMIIPPHVIMIPLYRMMVGYGWINSYYSLVLPWLVTPFGIFLMRQYIMTIPREIEDAAKIDGAGFWYIIFRIIMPLSKPMLTVLAIYTFLSNWNSFLFPYLFTNTEKFRTLPVGLAFYLGKQSIDWGHLMAGAAISAFPIIVIFIIFQRQIIKGLTSGALKE; from the coding sequence ATGAATAGATTCCCAATCCGGAAAATATTACTCTACGGATTGTTGTTCCTCATAGCAATTGGAATGATTTTCCCGATATTTTGGATGCTATTATTATCGCTAAAAGAATACCCTGAAAAATATCAAACTTTTCAAGAACTTTTATTTTCGGATTTCACGCTTAATAATTTCGTTGATGCTTTGCAATCGGATTCATTTGATATATACTTCCTGAATTCCTTGTTCGTAGCCACTTTAGTTACTGCCGGAAATTTACTTTTTTGTACTTTGGTGGCTTATGCCTTTGCCAGAAAGGAATTCATCGGGAAAACTGTTTTGTTTGCCACATTGCTTGGTGTGATGATAATTCCGCCACATGTCATCATGATTCCTTTGTACAGAATGATGGTCGGATACGGCTGGATTAATTCATATTATAGTTTGGTCTTGCCATGGCTCGTGACGCCATTTGGCATATTTTTGATGAGGCAATATATCATGACAATTCCACGCGAGATTGAAGATGCTGCCAAAATTGACGGTGCAGGGTTTTGGTACATAATTTTTAGGATTATAATGCCACTTAGCAAACCAATGCTTACTGTTTTAGCAATTTATACTTTCTTGTCCAATTGGAATTCTTTCCTTTTTCCGTACTTATTCACAAATACAGAGAAATTCAGAACTTTGCCCGTGGGATTAGCATTTTATCTGGGAAAACAATCAATTGATTGGGGACATTTGATGGCTGGAGCTGCCATTTCAGCTTTCCCTATCATTGTAATTTTTATTATTTTTCAACGTCAAATCATAAAAGGCTTAACTTCAGGAGCACTCAAGGAATAA